The proteins below come from a single Acanthopagrus latus isolate v.2019 chromosome 4, fAcaLat1.1, whole genome shotgun sequence genomic window:
- the ext2 gene encoding exostosin-2 yields the protein MYATGKYSSRGPALIPRMKTKHRIYYITLFSVVLLGLIATGMFQFWPHSIESAADWSLDKRSVHDAPLVRLPVSSPIPERGDLGCRMHTCFDVYRCGYNPKNRIKVYIYPLQKFVDELGVPISSTGLSREYNDLLSAISDSDFYTDDVTRACLFIPSIDVLNQNSLRIRETAQALALLPRWDKGMNHLLFNMLPGGPPDYNTALDVPRDRALLAGGGFSTWTYRQGYDVSIPVYSPLSADVELPERQPGPRRYFILSSQTAIHREYRAELERLKEENGEALLLLDKCSNLSQGAAAARKRCYKGQVYDYPQILQESSFCVVLRGARLGQAALSDVLQAGCVPVILADSYILPFSEVLDWKRASVVIPEEKLSEMYTILKSIPHRQVEEMQRQARWFWEAYFSSMKAIGLTTLQIINDRIYPYAARTYEQWNNPPVVKWSSVNSPLFLPLIPPRAPGFTAVVLTYDRVESLFRVITEISKVPSLAKLLVVWNNQNKSPPEESLWPKIGVPLKVVRTKENKLSNRFFPYDEIETEAVLAIDDDIIMLTSDELQFGYEVWREFPDRLVGYPGRLHLWDHEMGKWKYESEWTNEVSMVLTGAAFYHKYFNYLYTYKMPGDIKNWVDAHMNCEDIAMNFLVANITGKAPIKVTPRKKFKCPECTAIDGLSLDQTHMVERSECINKFASVFGTMPLKVVEHRADPVLYKDDFPEKLKSFPNIGSL from the exons ATGTACGCCACTGGGAAGTACAGCTCTCGGGGCCCAGCCCTTATCCCGCGGATGAAAACCAAGCACCGCATCTACTACATCACCCTCTTCTCGGTGGTGCTGCTGGGACTGATTGCCACAGGGATGTTTCAGTTCTGGCCCCACTCCATAGAGTCGGCAGCTGACTGGAGCCTCGATAAACGCAGCGTTCACGACGCACCTCTGGTCCGCCTGCCTGTGTCCAGTCCCATTCCTGAGAGGGGTGACCTGGGCTGTCGCATGCACACCTGTTTTGATGTGTACAGATGTGGCTACAATCCCAAAAACAGAATCAAG GTCTATATCTACCCTCTGCAGAAATTTGTGGATGAACTGGGGGTTCCCATCAGCAGCACCGGCCTGTCTCGAGAATACAATGACCTGCTCAGTGCCATCTCTGACAGTGACTTTTACACCGATGATGTCACCCGGGCTTGTCTTTTTATCCCATCTATTGATGTGCTGAATCAGAACTCCCTGCGAATCAGAGAGACTGCCCAGGCTCTGGCACTGCTACCCAG aTGGGACAAAGGAATGAATCATCTACTTTTCAACATGTTACCTGGAGGCCCTCCAGACTACAACACTGCCTTGGATGTGCCCAGAGACAG AGCTCTGCTTGCTGGAGGTGGTTTCTCTACATGGACTTACAGACAAGGTTATGATGTCAGCATCCCGGTGTACAGCCCCCTCTCTGCAGATGTTGAGCTGCCTGAGAGACAGCCTGG GCCAAGACGCTACTTTATTCTGTCCTCTCAAACTGCCATCCACCGAGAGTACCGTGCTGAACTGGAGCGCTTGAAGGAAGAAAATGGAGAAGCACTGCTCCTCCTGGACAAGTGTAGCAACCTTTCACAGGGTGCCGCCGCTGCACGAAAACGCTGCTACAAGGGGCAGGTGTATGACTACCCTCAGATCCTGCAG GAGTCTTCATTCTGTGTGGTTCTGCGGGGGGCACGATTGGGTCAGGCTGCCCTCAGTGACGTGCTGCAGGCTGGCTGTGTCCCCGTTATCCTCGCTGACTCCTACATTCTGCCGTTCTCTGAAGTACTTGACTGGAAAAG GGCGTCTGTGGTTATTCCAGAGGAGAAGCTGTCAGAGATGTACACCATCCTAAAGAGTATTCCTCACAGACAGGTTGAAGAGATGCAGAGACAG GCTCGCTGGTTCTGGGAGGCCTACTTCAGCTCCATGAAGGCTATCGGTTTGACAACACTCCAGATCATCAATGACCGCATCTACCCATACGCTGCGCGCACGTACGAGCAGTGGAACAATCCACCTGTGGTG AAGTGGTCCAGTGTGAACAGCCCTCTGTTCTTGCCACTTATCCCACCAAGGGCACCTGGGTTCACAGCAGTGGTGCTGACCTACGATCGCGTTGAGAGTCTCTTCCGGGTTATCACAGAAATCTCAAAGGTGCCCAGCTTGGCTAAGCTGCTGGTGGTGTGGAATAACCAGAACAAGAGTCCTCCTGAGG AGTCTCTTTGGCCGAAGATCGGTGTTCCTCTCAAAGTCGTGCGTACCAAAGAGAACAAGCTGAGCAACCGCTTCTTCCCCTACGACGAGATCGAGACGGAGGCTGTGCTAGCTAtcgatgatgacatcatcatgctGACATCAGATGAACTACAGTTTGGCTACGAG GTGTGGAGGGAGTTCCCAGACAGGCTGGTGGGCTACCCAGGCCGACTGCACCTCTGGGACCATGAAATGGGGAAGTGGAAGTATGAGTCAGAGTGGACCAACGAGGTCTCCATGGTTCTAACAGGAGCCGCCTTCTACCACAAG taCTTCAACTATTTGTACACTTACAAGATGCCTGGAGACATCAAGAACTGGGTGGACGCTCACATGAACTGCGAGGACATTGCCATGAACTTCCTGGTGGCTAACATCACCGGCAAAGCCCCCATAAAG GTGACCCCCAGGAAAAAGTTCAAGTGCCCCGAGTGTACTGCCATTGATGGACTGTCCCTGGATCAGACACACATGGTGGAGAG ATCTGAGTGCATCAACAAGTTTGCCTCAGTTTTTGGTACAATGCCTCTAAAGGTGGTGGAACACCGTGCAGACCCAGTACTCTACAAAGACGACTTCCCAGAGAAGCTCAAGAGCTTCCCCAACATCGGCAGCCTCTGA